The proteins below come from a single Ochotona princeps isolate mOchPri1 chromosome 6, mOchPri1.hap1, whole genome shotgun sequence genomic window:
- the LOC131480475 gene encoding olfactory receptor 4F3/4F16/4F29-like: MDRGNHSVVSEFLLLGLTSSWELQVLLFLFFTVFYVASMLGNLLIVFTIISDHHLHSPMYFLLANLSFIDTGVCSIATPKMIYDLFRKHKAISVKGCITQMFFIHAVGGTEMVLLTVMAYDRYVAICRPLHYLTIMSLRMCASLLAVAWTIGLIHSVAQLAFVVNLPFCGSNQMDSFYCDFPRFIKLVCTDTYQLEFLVTANSGFISMGTFFILLVSYVFILLTVRKHSPGSSSKALSTLSAHITVVVFFFGPCIIVYVWPFPTLPIDKFLAIFDALITPFMNPVIYTFRNKEMKVAMQRLFLKALSIRKSSFMHNPGNTG; the protein is encoded by the coding sequence ATGGATAGAGGAAATCACTCAGTGGTGTCTGAGTTTTTGTTGCTGGGACTCACCAGTTCTTGGGAGCTTCAGGTTCTCCTCTTCCTGTTTTTCACGGTATTTTACGTAGCAAGTATGCTGGGAAACCTTCTCATTGTGTTCACCATCATCTCAGACCACCACCTACATTCCCCAATGTACTTTCTGCTGGCGAACCTCTCATTCATTGACACTGGCGTTTGCAGCATTGCCACCCCAAAGATGATTTATGACCTTTTCCGGAAACACAAAGCCATCTCTGTGAAAGGGTGCATCACTCAGATGTTCTTCATTCACGCTGTAGGAGGGACAGAGATGGTGCTGCTCACcgtgatggcctatgaccgctatgtTGCCATCTGCAGGCCCCTGCACTACCTGACCATCATGAGCCTCAGAATGTGTGCTTCCCTTCTGGCTGTTGCTTGGACCATTGGTCTCATCCACTCTGTGGCTCAGCTGGCTTTTGTGGTGAACTTACCCTTCTGTGGTAGCAACCAAATGGATAGCTTTTACTGTGATTTTCCTCGGTTCATCAAGCTTGTGTGTACAGACACATACCAGCTGGAGTTTCTGGTCACCGCCAACAGTGGTTTCATCTCCATGGGCACCTTCTTCATCTTGCTTGTGTCGTACGTCTTCATCCTGCTCACGGTTCGTAAGCACTCTCCGGGCAGTTCTTCCAAGGCCCTCTCCACCCTCTCGGCTCACATCACTGTTGTGGTGTTTTTCTTTGGCCCTTGCATTATTGTCTATGTGTGGCCATTTCCCACCTTGCCCATAGACAAATTTTTAGCTATCTTTGATGCCCTTATCACTCCTTTTATGAATCCTGTCATCTATACTTTCAGAAATAAAGAGATGAAGGTGGCGATGCAGAGGCTGTTTCTTAAAGCTTTAAGTATCCGAAAGAGCTCTTTTATGCACAATCCAGGAAATACAGGTTAA